A part of Romeriopsis navalis LEGE 11480 genomic DNA contains:
- a CDS encoding N-acetylmuramoyl-L-alanine amidase family protein — DPGHGGRDPGAVGRGGIFEKEIVLDISRQVAAILAKNGVQAILTRNRDVEVDLQPRVNVAQRANATVFVSIHANAISLARPDVNGIETYYYSSGLRLAKSIHANVLRSADIKDRRVRKARFYVLRRTSMPSVLVETGFVTGAQDAANFNRPAHRRNMAQGIAQGILQYLRGR, encoded by the coding sequence GATCCAGGGCATGGTGGCCGCGATCCGGGGGCGGTGGGCCGCGGTGGGATTTTTGAAAAAGAAATTGTGCTGGATATTAGTCGGCAGGTAGCGGCGATTTTGGCCAAGAATGGGGTGCAGGCGATTTTGACCCGTAACCGCGATGTGGAAGTCGATTTGCAGCCGCGGGTGAATGTGGCCCAGCGAGCGAATGCCACGGTTTTTGTGAGTATTCATGCGAATGCGATTAGCTTGGCGCGGCCCGATGTCAACGGGATTGAGACCTATTATTATTCGTCGGGTTTACGCTTGGCCAAGTCGATTCATGCGAATGTACTGCGCAGTGCCGACATCAAAGACCGGCGTGTCCGCAAAGCCCGGTTCTATGTGTTGCGTCGGACTTCGATGCCATCGGTCTTAGTGGAGACGGGTTTTGTTACGGGCGCTCAGGATGCCGCCAACTTTAACCGTCCGGCCCACCGCCGGAATATGGCCCAAGGAATTGCCCAAGGAATTTTGCAGTATTTGCGGGGACGTTAG
- the murI gene encoding glutamate racemase has protein sequence MATEGLWHNLTNGATTQAPIGLFDSGVGGLTVVREMYRQLPNESLIYVGDTARLPYGTRSQAEILQFVREILTFMVSHGTKMVIMACNTSSALALEQVRSEFDIPILGVILPGARSASQLGERIGVIATPATAASHAYQQAIVEAKPTAQVWEIGCPEFVPLIEQNRIHHPETQDIVQGYLAPLVEAKIDTLIYGCTHYPHLAPVIRRILPESVQLVDPAVSVVSAAMQELDLLQLRHAQAALPSQFYVSGDPAPFIQIAKQWLGFTPLVQTCDLAMADLLPDENSVASADEESLESAEA, from the coding sequence ATGGCAACTGAAGGACTGTGGCATAACCTAACCAATGGTGCGACCACCCAAGCACCGATCGGATTATTTGATAGTGGTGTGGGTGGCTTGACGGTGGTGCGTGAGATGTACCGACAGCTACCAAACGAGTCGTTAATTTATGTCGGTGATACGGCGCGATTGCCCTATGGCACAAGGTCGCAGGCCGAAATTCTACAATTTGTGCGCGAGATTTTAACCTTTATGGTTAGCCATGGGACCAAGATGGTAATTATGGCTTGTAACACCAGTTCCGCCTTGGCGTTAGAGCAAGTCCGATCGGAATTTGATATTCCGATTTTGGGCGTGATTTTGCCTGGTGCGCGCAGTGCGTCGCAGCTCGGGGAGCGGATTGGGGTGATTGCCACGCCGGCAACCGCGGCGAGTCATGCCTATCAGCAGGCGATCGTTGAGGCGAAGCCAACAGCTCAAGTCTGGGAAATTGGCTGTCCGGAGTTTGTGCCGTTGATTGAGCAAAATCGGATTCATCATCCCGAAACGCAGGACATCGTCCAAGGATATCTGGCGCCATTAGTTGAAGCGAAGATTGACACATTGATCTATGGCTGCACGCATTATCCCCATTTGGCGCCGGTGATTCGCCGCATTTTGCCGGAATCGGTGCAGCTAGTCGATCCAGCTGTGTCGGTCGTGAGTGCCGCGATGCAGGAACTTGATCTATTGCAGTTGCGTCATGCTCAAGCAGCGCTCCCCAGCCAGTTTTATGTGAGTGGCGATCCGGCACCGTTTATCCAGATTGCCAAACAATGGTTAGGGTTTACCCCGCTCGTCCAGACCTGTGATTTAGCGA